The Deltaproteobacteria bacterium genome segment GGCCCAAACAGAGCAAATTTGCCGGAAAGACCGTATTTGATTACTTTGAGGATAAATACTCAAACCAGAATAATGAACCGGTTGCTCAGGTAAAGAAGCTGATAATACGAGCTGAAAGAAAAAAAAGCCGGGAGAAGGGGAAGTATCAAACAATTGAGCTTCCTCACCCGTGGACGCAGGAGGAGCTGCAAAAGCTCGAAGAGGAAATTCTTCGCAACAGTAAAGACTGCATGAGAGGACAGACCCCCAGGTATTGGGAAGATGTGAAGATCGGTGATGAATTGCCGCAGCTTATAAAGGGACCTGTGGGATTAACCGATATGGTGGCTGCTGTAGTTGCCGGTCTTGCCCCGGCGCGGCTGAACGCACATGAAGAGGCCCTGATGCAGCATGAGAAAAAGCCCGCCTGGTTTTTCCGTGATCCGGCGACCGGTGCGTGGGAACCGATTTTTGCCGTCCATTACAGCATTGACGGAGCAAAGGCAATGGGTCTGCCTTATCCGTATGACATTGGGATACAGAGGCATTGCTGGCTTGTACAAATGCTTACAAATTGGATAGGTGATGATGGCTGGCTGAAAAGATGCTATGCCGAATATCGGAATTTTGTATTCTTGTCGGATGTGGTACGCATAACGGGCACTGTCACCGAAAAATATGTCGACGATCAGGGAGAATATTGCGTGCGGGTTAAAACAAACGCAATAAACCAGCGCGGAGTAGATGTAATGCCCGGTGAAGCTGAAATAAGTCTGCCTTCAAGAGAAAAAAATACATGGCCGGTTGAGGCAAGGAGATAGTGGAAATGTCAACATCAATAAACCAAAGAAAGCAATGGCAAGCAC includes the following:
- a CDS encoding acyl dehydratase, producing PKQSKFAGKTVFDYFEDKYSNQNNEPVAQVKKLIIRAERKKSREKGKYQTIELPHPWTQEELQKLEEEILRNSKDCMRGQTPRYWEDVKIGDELPQLIKGPVGLTDMVAAVVAGLAPARLNAHEEALMQHEKKPAWFFRDPATGAWEPIFAVHYSIDGAKAMGLPYPYDIGIQRHCWLVQMLTNWIGDDGWLKRCYAEYRNFVFLSDVVRITGTVTEKYVDDQGEYCVRVKTNAINQRGVDVMPGEAEISLPSREKNTWPVEARR